One Fundulus heteroclitus isolate FHET01 chromosome 1, MU-UCD_Fhet_4.1, whole genome shotgun sequence genomic window carries:
- the zgc:113278 gene encoding translocating chain-associated membrane protein 1-like 1, whose amino-acid sequence MGFRKKNKSPPVLSHEFVIQNHADMVSCLAMIILLGLMFEVTAKFAIMFITVQYNVTQVLDEKSEPVNLYQYGPKDVATVFFYLLIAVILHALIQEYILDKINRRLHLSKTKHSKFNESGQLAAFYLFSFIWGCSILTAEEFATNPTFLWEGYPHTNMVFQVKFFYICQIAYWLHALPELYFQKVRKEDIPRQLYYICLYVVHITGAYVLNLHRLGLVLLVPHYLVELLFHASRLFYFSDENKQKGFTLWALLFVIARLLTLTLSVLTFGFGLPRTENHGFSLAEGNFNVLTIRMTCLAAICLTQAWMMWKFINFQLKKWREHSQNQASKKKTVSPKSKPHKRESARGGAANGVVKSEDKMSPRARKAKAS is encoded by the exons ATGGGGTTCCGCAAGAAAAACAAGAGCCCGCCGGTGCTGAGCCACGAGTTTGTGATCCAGAATCACGCCGACATGGTTTCCTGCCTGGCCATGATCATCCTCCTCGGCCTAATGTTTGAG GTCACAGCAAAGTTTGCCATCATGTTCATCACAGTCCAGTACAATGTAACTCAAGTTCTTG ATGAGAAAAGCGAGCCGGTAAACCTTTACCAGTATGGCCCTAAAGATGTGGCAACAGTCTTTTTCTACCTGCTCATAGCGGTCATCCTTCACGCCTTGATTCAAGAATATATTCTCGAC aAAATTAATAGGAGGTTGCACCTGTcgaaaaccaaacacagcaaGTTTAATGAGTCTGGCCAGCTCGCAGCGTTCTACCTGTTCTCCTTTATCTGGGGCTGCAGCATCCTAACAGCG GAAGAGTTTGCAACAAATCCCACTTTCTTATGGGAGGGGTATCCACACACTAACATGGT TTTTCAGGTCAAATTCTTCTACATTTGCCAAATTGCCTATTGGCTCCATGCACTTCCTGAGCTATACTTTCAAAAAGTGCGAAAG GAGGACATCCCCCGCCAGCTTTATTACATTTGCCTTTATGTTGTCCACATCACTGGTGCCTATGTCCTAAA CCTCCACCGACTGGGCCTGGTGCTGCTGGTCCCTCACTACCTGGTCGAGCTTCTGTTCCACGCTTCACGCCTCTTCTACTTCAGTGACGAGAACAAGCAAAAAGG CTTCACTTTGTGGGCGCTGCTTTTTGTCATTGCCCGCCTCCTCACCCTCACACTGTCAGTGCTGACATTCGGTTTTGGCCTCCCCCGTACGGAAAACCACGGTTTTTCCCTGGCAGAAGGCAACTTTAATGTGCTCACCATAAG GATGACCTGTCTAGCAGCCATCTGTCTGACGCAGGCCTGGATGATGTGGAAGTTCATTAATTTCCAGTTAAAAAAATGGAGAGAGCACAGCCAGAACCAAGCGTCAAAGAAGAAGACGGTGAGCCCAAAAAGCAAGCCTCATAAAAGAGAAAGTGCGAGGG GAGGGGCTGCCAATGGAGTCGTCAAATCTGAGGATAAAATGTCACCACGAGCAAGAAAAGCCAAAGCTTCATAA